The Polaribacter sp. Q13 sequence AACAGAATAAAATTTGGGTATTCCCAACGGGAATGGTTAGTACACTTATTTTTGTATACCTTCTTTTAAAATGGGAACTTTTAGGTGATATGATGATCAACGCCTACTACTTTATAATGAGTGTTTATGGTTGGTACATTTGGACTTATAAAAGTGATGGAGAACATGAAACACCGATTTCTAGAACTACTTTAAAAGAAAAGAAACTTAGCGTTTTTATTTTTATAGCAACCCTTATTTTTGTGTATGCCGTATATACTTATTTCGAAAAATGGACGAGTTGGACGGCATATGTAGACACTGTTACAACGGCAATTTTCTTTGTGGGTATGTGGTTAATGGCAAAACGAAAAATAGAAAACTGGATTTATTGGATTGTTGGAGACATCATTTCTACTCCTCTATATTTTTATAAAGGATTTACTTTTACGAGTTTTCAATATTTAATATTTACTTTTATAGCAATATCAGGTTATTTAGCATGGAAAAAGAACTTAAACAAGACCCAATTAACATCGTAAAAGTTGTTTTATTCGGACCAGAATCTTCAGGAAAAACAACTCTTTCTCGTCATTTGGCACGTTATTACAATACGGTTTGGGCACCAGAATTTGCGCGTGAATACTTGCAAGAAAAATGGAATAACGAGCGTAAAACGTGCGAAAAAAAAGATTTACTTCCTATTGCCATCGGACAAATGAAATTAGAAAATTCTTTAGCAAAAAAAGCTGATAAAATTTTAATTTGCGATACTGATTTACTAGAAACCAAAGTATACTCAGAAGAGTTTTATGGTGGTTTTGTTGATGAAAGACTAAACGAAGCGGCTAGCGAAAACCAGTATGATTTGTATTTGTTAACTTACATTGATACGCCTTGGGAAGAAGATGATTTACGGGACAGACCAGAACTGCGTTTAGAGATGTTTAATGCTTTTGAAAAATCTTTAATAGACAATAACAGGCCTTATATTCTACTAAAAGGCGATAAAGAAACGCGTTTAAAAAATGCCACTGCAGCTATAAATAAAATTATTGCTGATAAAAATGATTTACATTCGTTTTCTGATTCATTAGAAGATGTAGACATGCATTTTTTATATCAAAATTCTATAGATTTTGGTACTCCTTTTGAGTACTAAAAAAGTACGTCTGATCGAGTGCAGTCGAGAGCTGTTTAACTTCTCATAATTAAATAAACCTCTCGACTGCGCTTGAGGTGATAAAAAAATATGAACAAAGAAAACATACTAAAAGAACTCAATTTTAAAGGTATTAGAAGCTCTGGTGCTGGTGGACAACATGTAAATAAAACCTCCTCTAAAATTGAATTAACTTTCGATTTAGAAAACTCTCTTTCTCTTTCTGAGATAGAAAAAGAGCTCTTAAAAACTAAGCTTTCCAATAAATTAACAAAAGACAACAACCTCATCTTGTTTTGTGAAGAATCTCGTTCTCAGCATAGAAATAAAGACTTGGCAATCAAACGATTTTTAGAATTATTACGTGTCAATTTAATTCGTCCGAAAAAAAGAAGACCTACAAAACCAAGTAAATCTTCTGTTCGAAAAAATGCAGAAAAGAAAAAAAGAACTTCTGTAAAAAAAGCATTGAGAAAAAAACCCGGATTAGATTAATCAACAATTAATAATCTCGCTATTTCTAGCAATTCTTTCTTTTCTTCTAAAGTTCTATCTAAAGGAAGTTGGGCTATACCAATTAACCTTCTCATAATTTCAATTCCTGTTATTTGCAAGAAAAGGCGTTCATCAAACTTTAATGTATACGCTTTTTTAACAGTAGAAATTAATAGTTTATTTCCGGTTGCCATTACCATATGTGCCGCCATAACTCCCAAATCGAATTCTGGAAAACCTTTAAAACTAAATTCTGGGTCAATTACAAATACCTCATCTTCTTTGGTCATCCAACTACCAGGATAATAATCTCCGTGTAGTAAAGTTGTTCCTTCGGATAAATAACGTTCTCCAACTAAAGCAATTTGTTCTTTTAATTTTTCATCCTTTTTATAAGCTTGTGACACTGCTTCTAATCCATCTTGAATAGTATCTAAAGAAAAACCATTATCAACAGCAAAAGGCAAAACAAATATATGTTGATGATTTAACACACGTAATTCTTTGTTTTCTGGATACGTCTCAGAAACATCACTTTTATGAATATTAGAAAGAATATCTACCAAAAGTTGAATTGATTCCGTTTCTATAGCACGATTTTTATAAACAAAACTCATGTCTTCACAATTCCCTAAATCCTCTAAAATCAATACATAATTTTTAGCGTCATAAGCAAGAACTTCAGGAATATGAGACGTTACAACAGGACTTTCAATAGCTTTATAAAATTGATATTCTACATCAATTCTATCTTCTGGTGCAGGAATATCTTGATATTTCTGTACAAAAGGACGCGATTGTTTTACAATAAAAGAACGCTGATTGGTTTTTACACGCAACACCACATTCATATTTCCTTCTCCTGGTTTTTCTACGGATAAAATTTCTTCAGACTCCTTTAAAAAATTGATTTCTAATAGAAATTCTTTGATGACTTTTAAATCTGTATGTATATCAATATACTTCATATTACAATTTATTAAGGTGTTTCCAAAAAGCCTTTTCCATTGCTTTTTGATCTAAATCGGTGTACACACCAATAGTTCGTTTTGTGTTTTCTTTTGGGGTTTGTAAAGGCGTTATCGTTGCATATTCAGGGTTTATTAAAGCCTCAATAAGAGCAACATCCCACATTACCCATTTTTTCTTTTTAGGATCTTTTTTTGTCCACCAACGATTGTATGTATCCCAACGATTTACTAAGATGTCTTTAATGCCGCCTTTTCCTTTTAACTGTTTATCTATCGTTTTCTTTTTAAAAACTAAATGCTGAGAAGTAGTTGCCGTCATTACATTAAACTCTAAATCAACCGTATTTAAAAGAACATCCACTGCAAGTGGATCATTACCCGAATTGAACTCTTTTTTGTTATACGTATTCGTTTTTACCGTGTGCCAAAAACCAAGATAATTTACACGGATTTTAGAAATGATAGAAGGATCTTCTAAAATTGCCGAAGCAACATTGGTACAAGAACCTAAAATAACCAAATCTAATTTTTCGTTATCTTTCATTTCGTGTGCTTTTTCAATAATAAATTTAGAAGCTTCCGAAGGAGAAGGTGTTGTCATAGACGCTAACGGAACATTACTACCTAAAGGCAATTTAATTTCTGGGCGGTGCATCACTTTAATTATTTGCTCATTAATAGCCTGACTTTCACCAACCGTATTTTCTGTTGCTTGTGGCGATGTATGAAACTGTGCAGAAGTAATACCTAAAAGATGAAGTGCAGGTTCATCTATAGCACGTACCAGCGCAAAAAGATCATCTACTTCATTTGCGGTGTCTGCATCAATAATTAAATGTATCGGTTTTTGTTGTGCTTCTGCAAAGGCAGAAACCAACAAAAGGAATATAAATGTGTATATCGTTTTCATGTAATTTGTCATTATATAAGATGTTTTATATTTCAATTGTAAACAAACATTTTTAAAGTATAAATTATGGGTTTAACTCTCTTTATTTTTAATTTAAAGATTTAAAAATTAATCTTTCTCCCACCAACCTTTACTATTAATATTGTCTCCACCAATCCTTTCTGCAGCTTCTTTATAATTAGCGTTGTTAGAAGCTTGCTCAGACTCTGGATACAAATAACGAACCGGATAACGATCTTGATTAAAATTATCTGGACCAGCTACTAAATTAGGGATTCCTGTTCTACGAATATTAAACCAAGCTTCATGACCTACAGAAATTAAACTCAACCATTTTTGAGTCATAATTTTTGTGATATCATCGTTACTTCCATCTAAAGCAACAGCAGTTCTTGTAAAATAATCTGCAGGAATTTCTGTGTTATAATAAGCAAAACTAGCTGCAATTCCGTTTTGGTAATACGTATTTACATCACCAGAAATAAAACCTTTAGCAACAGCTTCTGCCAAAGCAAATTGAGTTTCGGAATATTGCATGTATTGTGCGTCTACGCCATTAGGAATATCTCTAAAAATAGTTCCGAATAAAGAAATATTATTTAAGTCTACACCACTAGCGGCAATACTATTATTCGATTGTCCGTTTAATAAACCATGAAATTCTGCGGTTGTATTAGCAGTTGCATTTGTAGGTTTATATAGAACAGCCATTCTAGGATCGTTCCAAGATTTTAAAATTTCTTCTACAGTAATCGTCATGGTATGTTCATTATTAATACCAGAAGCTGCATTAAATAAAGGAAACTGATTTGGTGATGTACTTAAATAAGGAAGAACAGCATTATCATTGTTAGATTGCATGATGCTACCGGAATCTGCCAAAGCTTGCAAATCTGAAAAATCACTTAAACGCTTACTAATACGCATTAAATAACGGACTTGTAGAGAGTTGGCAAATTTTATCCATTTACTTAAATCACCATTAAATAAAACATCACCTTCAATAATAGCATTGTTGTTTTCTAATGTTGCGGCAGCATTTTTTAAAGTAGCCAAAATACCTGTTTCAGGATCTGTATAAATACTTTCTTGCGTATCGTATTTAGGCGAAAAAACACCATCAACAGCTCCTAAAGCTGCTGTATACGGAACATCATTCCATAAATCGGTAAGTTGAGAAAATAAATAACTTTTCATAATATCACCAACCGCATTATAAGCACTATTTGTGGTTTCTGAATTTTGTATTGATTCTATGTCAGTAAGCAAACCAAAAATAG is a genomic window containing:
- the arfB gene encoding alternative ribosome rescue aminoacyl-tRNA hydrolase ArfB, encoding MNKENILKELNFKGIRSSGAGGQHVNKTSSKIELTFDLENSLSLSEIEKELLKTKLSNKLTKDNNLILFCEESRSQHRNKDLAIKRFLELLRVNLIRPKKRRPTKPSKSSVRKNAEKKKRTSVKKALRKKPGLD
- the pnuC gene encoding nicotinamide riboside transporter PnuC, which produces MSEIIDFLFGQYKTYSTIDITLEVVAIIFGFLSVWYSKQNKIWVFPTGMVSTLIFVYLLLKWELLGDMMINAYYFIMSVYGWYIWTYKSDGEHETPISRTTLKEKKLSVFIFIATLIFVYAVYTYFEKWTSWTAYVDTVTTAIFFVGMWLMAKRKIENWIYWIVGDIISTPLYFYKGFTFTSFQYLIFTFIAISGYLAWKKNLNKTQLTS
- a CDS encoding nucleoside hydrolase, whose amino-acid sequence is MKTIYTFIFLLLVSAFAEAQQKPIHLIIDADTANEVDDLFALVRAIDEPALHLLGITSAQFHTSPQATENTVGESQAINEQIIKVMHRPEIKLPLGSNVPLASMTTPSPSEASKFIIEKAHEMKDNEKLDLVILGSCTNVASAILEDPSIISKIRVNYLGFWHTVKTNTYNKKEFNSGNDPLAVDVLLNTVDLEFNVMTATTSQHLVFKKKTIDKQLKGKGGIKDILVNRWDTYNRWWTKKDPKKKKWVMWDVALIEALINPEYATITPLQTPKENTKRTIGVYTDLDQKAMEKAFWKHLNKL
- a CDS encoding SusD/RagB family nutrient-binding outer membrane lipoprotein yields the protein MKNYKNIFLAIFVFSTFFTACTNGFEEINTNNNNPESVAPQFLLTNVLSVSSDLNAYDQGFRQANYLAQFSASIEFERIDRYEMGSNSGYWNAIFGLLTDIESIQNSETTNSAYNAVGDIMKSYLFSQLTDLWNDVPYTAALGAVDGVFSPKYDTQESIYTDPETGILATLKNAAATLENNNAIIEGDVLFNGDLSKWIKFANSLQVRYLMRISKRLSDFSDLQALADSGSIMQSNNDNAVLPYLSTSPNQFPLFNAASGINNEHTMTITVEEILKSWNDPRMAVLYKPTNATANTTAEFHGLLNGQSNNSIAASGVDLNNISLFGTIFRDIPNGVDAQYMQYSETQFALAEAVAKGFISGDVNTYYQNGIAASFAYYNTEIPADYFTRTAVALDGSNDDITKIMTQKWLSLISVGHEAWFNIRRTGIPNLVAGPDNFNQDRYPVRYLYPESEQASNNANYKEAAERIGGDNINSKGWWEKD
- a CDS encoding phosphotransferase codes for the protein MKYIDIHTDLKVIKEFLLEINFLKESEEILSVEKPGEGNMNVVLRVKTNQRSFIVKQSRPFVQKYQDIPAPEDRIDVEYQFYKAIESPVVTSHIPEVLAYDAKNYVLILEDLGNCEDMSFVYKNRAIETESIQLLVDILSNIHKSDVSETYPENKELRVLNHQHIFVLPFAVDNGFSLDTIQDGLEAVSQAYKKDEKLKEQIALVGERYLSEGTTLLHGDYYPGSWMTKEDEVFVIDPEFSFKGFPEFDLGVMAAHMVMATGNKLLISTVKKAYTLKFDERLFLQITGIEIMRRLIGIAQLPLDRTLEEKKELLEIARLLIVD
- a CDS encoding AAA family ATPase, whose protein sequence is MEKELKQDPINIVKVVLFGPESSGKTTLSRHLARYYNTVWAPEFAREYLQEKWNNERKTCEKKDLLPIAIGQMKLENSLAKKADKILICDTDLLETKVYSEEFYGGFVDERLNEAASENQYDLYLLTYIDTPWEEDDLRDRPELRLEMFNAFEKSLIDNNRPYILLKGDKETRLKNATAAINKIIADKNDLHSFSDSLEDVDMHFLYQNSIDFGTPFEY